In Camelina sativa cultivar DH55 chromosome 17, Cs, whole genome shotgun sequence, the genomic stretch AGGTCATGGAGCTCATTTAACTGATATTGTTAACAGTAGTTGCCACTTTTTTCATGTGAAGCATAtggtttgttttttctgtttgatTAACTAATGCTGTATCGTGTTTATAACCTagccattttttgttttctttagcaAACGATGGTGCAACTATCTTGGAGCAAATGGATGTTGATAACCAGATTGCAAAGCTAATGGTGGAACTGTCGCGGAGTCAGGATTATGAAATTGGTGATGGAACAACAGGTGTTGTTGTCATGGCTGGTGCATTGCTGGAGCAAGCTGAACGTCAATTAGATAGAGGAATTCATCCTATCCGTATCGCTGAAGGATATGAAATGGCTTCTAGAGTGGCAGTTGAGCATTTGGAGCGTATAGCTCAGAAGTTTGAATTCGACATTAATAATTTTGAGCCCCTGGTTCAGACATGCATGACAACTCTTTCGTCCAAGATGTAATAGTCCTTATTCGATATATGAGCtgcttgttttggtttttatggtttgtaGAATATTCTCCTGACTTTTTCTTGTTGCTCATTGCTACAGTGTGAATCGATGCAAGCGTAGCTTAGCTGAGATTGCGGTTAAAGCGGTTCTTGCGGTTGCTGATTTAGAGAGGAGGGATGTTAATTTAGATCTGATCAAAGTAGAAGGTAAAGTCGGGGGAAAGTTGGAGGACACCGAGCTTATATATGGAATTTTGATTGACAAAGACATGAGTCATCCACAAATGCCAAAGCATATTGAAGATGCCCACATTGCCATTTTGACTTGCCCCTTTGAGCCCCCGAAGCCCAAGACTAAGCATAAGGTGGACATTGACACTGTGGAGAAGTTTGAGACTTTGCGGAAGCAAGAGCAGCAATATTTCGATGAGATGGTTCAGAAGTGCAAGGTAGGttttaatatgtaaatattttttgttgtcattTGGATGTTGAGTGAGCTACTGGAGAAGTGCTTTCGACAATGATGATATGACTTATGAATTATccttatgttttaaaatttccagGATGTTGGTGCTACACTGGTAATTTGCCAATGGGGATTCGATGATGAGGCAAACCATCTATTGATGCACAGGAATTTGCCTGCTGTCAGATGGGTCGGGGGTGTTGAATTAGAACTTATCGCAATAGCCACAGGTAATTATATTACTCAAAGCATCTACTGCTAGTGTTTTTATCGGTTATGCAGAGCTGATAAGATATTTGTCTTTATGTAGGCGGTAGAATTGTTCCACGATTCCAGGAG encodes the following:
- the LOC109124496 gene encoding T-complex protein 1 subunit epsilon, giving the protein MALAFDEFGRPFIILREQDQKTRLRGIDAQKANIAAGKAVARILRSSLGPKGMDKMLQGPDGDITITNDGATILEQMDVDNQIAKLMVELSRSQDYEIGDGTTGVVVMAGALLEQAERQLDRGIHPIRIAEGYEMASRVAVEHLERIAQKFEFDINNFEPLVQTCMTTLSSKIVNRCKRSLAEIAVKAVLAVADLERRDVNLDLIKVEGKVGGKLEDTELIYGILIDKDMSHPQMPKHIEDAHIAILTCPFEPPKPKTKHKVDIDTVEKFETLRKQEQQYFDEMVQKCKDVGATLVICQWGFDDEANHLLMHRNLPAVRWVGGVELELIAIATGGRIVPRFQELTPEKLGKAGVVREKSFGTTKERMLYIEHCANSKAVTVFIRGGNKMMIEETKRSIHDALCVARNLIRNKSIVYGGGAAEIACSLAVDAAADKYPGVEQYAIRAFAEALDSVPMALAENSGLQPIETLSAVKSQQIKENIPFYGIDCNDVGTNDMREQNVFETLIGKQQQILLATQVVKMILKIDDVISNSEY